A single window of Nicotiana tomentosiformis chromosome 1, ASM39032v3, whole genome shotgun sequence DNA harbors:
- the LOC138906621 gene encoding uncharacterized protein, producing MAEELKKLTSRVQGVEGGKGIKGLNYEDLCIQPDIELPEGYKPPKFEMFEGIGDPKVYLRTYCDKLVGVGKDERIRMKLFMRSLIGDALSWYISQNPKKWINWVSMMPDFMDRFRFNTENAPYVFYIQNLKKKPTEIFCEYATRWRLEAAKVRPALEEEQMNKFFVWAQDLQYYERLMVIENHKFSDIIKLGERIEEGIKSGMITNFEALQATNKALQSGGISKKKEVGTVMVAQGPKSPLTYQIPPPTFQPSPPRYQ from the coding sequence atggcggaagaactTAAGAAGCTTACAAGTCGAGTCCAAGGTGTTGAAGGTGGTAAAGGCATCAAAGGTTTGAACTATGAGGATTTATGTATTCAACCGGAcatagaactgccagagggttacaaacctcctaagttcgaaatgttcgaggGGATAGGTGATCCAAAGGTATATCTAAGGACGTATTGCGACAAGCTCGTAGGGGTTGGTaaagatgaaagaatccgcatgaagctgttcatgaggagtCTCATTGGAGATGCcctatcttggtacatcagtcaaaatccaaagaagtggattaattgggtaagcatgatGCCAGATTTTATGGATCGGTTTAGATTCAACACAGAGAATGCACCATACGTATTCTATATCCAGAATCTTAAGAAAAAGCCGACAGAAATATtttgcgagtatgctactcggtggagattagaggctgcaaaagtaaggccagcattggaagaagaacaaatgaacaaattctttgtttgGGCACAGGATCTGCAATATTATGagaggttgatggttattgaaaatcataaattctccgacatcatcaaattgggagagagaatagaagagggAATCAAAAGCGGGATGATAACAAATTTTGAGGCACTCCAAGCTACGAACAAAGCCTTGCAATCGGGGGGTATATCTAAAAAGAAGGAAGTAGGGactgtgatggtagcccaaggtccgaagtctcctctcacatac
- the LOC138906620 gene encoding uncharacterized protein gives MGLRLCLKHVRGLKRLCESVNTMELNARCNSKTFGMVTPTSRRTLSNAVGGPLTKKTPAEIVTILDELSEDANKWPSEIAERRRSTGVHQVDTNTSVQVQLDAMAKEIRKLTLASIHNEPHAACDLCGRGHPTHECQATMEEVNVMGNYNFNAMGQKHPGFSWSSLGGIANSWQQNNSGFQGAPHFVNQPRLQFQPQQPIQSGLEDLMKSFIVKTGERLDAHGAAIKELGPYKKTEKKKDKKGAEKKKEEETSRREEYDDVRKHMPALPFPQKLYREKLDKQFERFLDMLRQVNVNLPFTEVLSQMPAYAKFFKEILTKKRKIEETSVVNLTKHCSAIL, from the exons atgGGACTGAGACTGTGTTTGAAGCATGTGAGAGGTTTAAAGAGATTGTGCGAAAGTGTCAACACAATGGAATTGAACGCTAGATGCAACTCCAAGACTTTTGGGATGGTGACACCGACCTCacgcagaacattgagcaatgcagttggaggtcCGTTAACGAAGAAGACTCCAGCAGAGATAGTCACTATtctagatgagttatctgaagatgcaaataaGTGGCCCTCAgagattgctgaaagaagaagatcaactggtgttcaccaagttgatactaacacatctgtgcaggtacaacttgatgccatggcAAAAGAAATCAGGAAGCTGACTTTAGCTTCAATACATAATGAGCCGCATGCAGCATGTGAtttatgtggaagaggacaccctactcatgagtgtcaagctacCATGGAGGAAGTTAATGTTATGGGTAATTacaacttcaatgcaatgggtcagaagcaccccggtttttcatggagttcacttgGGGGTATAGCAAAttcatggcaacaaaataactccggATTTCAAGGAGCTCCTCATTTTGTGAATCAACCGAGGCtgcagtttcagcctcaacagccaaTTCAATCTGGGTTAGAAGATTTGATGAAGTCATTCATTGTCAAGACTGgtgagagattagatgctcatggggcagctatcaaagaacttgggcCAT ATAAAAAGACTGAgaagaagaaagacaagaagggagctgagaaaaagaaggaggaggaaacttcaagaagggaggaataTGATGATGTGAGAAAGcacatgcctgctctaccttttccccaaaagctctatagagaaaagctggacaagcagtttgagaggttcctagatatgctgagacaggttaatgtaaatcTACCATTCAcggaagttctctcacaaatgccagcttatgctaagttcttcaaggagatcctgacaaagaagagaaagatagaagaGACATCGGTAGTGAATCTCACAAAGCATTGTAGTGCAATATTgtaa